One part of the Ziziphus jujuba cultivar Dongzao chromosome 2, ASM3175591v1 genome encodes these proteins:
- the LOC132800816 gene encoding receptor-like protein 35: MFYAHIPISEISRLTNLISLDLSDNFYELHDNVVMLALHMKEGVAGRLPQNMTNLRQLYLDFVQIDSPVPIHFANLSCLTHLSLQDCNLHGKVPNSIGNLKSLNILYLYPCRFFGVIPSSIGNLTELIDLRLWKNGFSGQIPYSLGNLTWLEVLIFASNSFSGKLPISVPPRVENQSNVRRTI; the protein is encoded by the exons ATGTTTTATGCGCATATTCCAATATCTGAAATTTCAAGGCTTACAAATTTGATTTCACTTGATCTTTCTGACAATTTCTATGAATTGCACGATAATGTTGTTATGCTTGCTTTGCATATGAAAGAAGGAGTGGCGGGAAGGCTTCCACAAAACATGACCAATTTAAGACAACTTTACCTTGATTTCGTGCAAATTGATTCACCTGTACCTATTCACTTTGCAAATTTATCTTGCTTGACACATCTCTCTCTTCAAGATTGCAATTTGCATG GAAAAGTACCAAATTCTATTGGCAACCTTAAATCCTTGAATATTTTGTATCTCTACCCTTGTAGATTTTTCGGAGTTATTCCTTCTTCAATTGGAAATCTTACTGAACTTATAGATCTTCGCCTTTGGAAAAATGGATTTAGCGGTCAAATTCCATATTCACTTGGAAACCTCACATGGTTGGAAGTTTTGATTTTTGCAAGTAACTCTTTCAGTGGCAAACTCCCAATATCAGTCCCACCTCGTGTCGAAAATCAATCGAATGTACGGAGAACGATCTGA
- the LOC112491799 gene encoding putative receptor like protein 25, whose translation MEETSYNKSQLNYIGEGYYSYSVTMVNKGQEIPYIRIFAFFMSIDFSNNKFHGEIPRTIRGLRTLVVLNLSSNNFTGPVPLSLGNLIKLESLYLAKNKLSGQIRQQFTRLMFLEYLNLSDNELVGPIPQAGQIGIFENSSEGNWGLCGPPLSKKCGTSLLPPHDNEKSGDSILSGFGWEAVAIRYGCGLIIGLMLGYIITSRSPYLVFKIFHVIPPMRLKGINS comes from the coding sequence ATGGAAGAAACTTCATATAATAAGTCACAATTGAATTACATTGGTGAGGGATACTATAGCTACTCTGTCACCATGGTAAATAAGGGACAAGAAATTCCTTACATTAGAATTTTTGCTTTCTTCATGAGCATTGATTTCTCAAATAACAAATTTCATGGAGAAATTCCAAGGACAATACGGGGTCTTCGAACTTTAGTTGTGCTCAACTTGTCAAGTAATAATTTTACAGGACCCGTTCCACTATCTTTAGGGAATCTGATTAAGCTTGAATCCTTATATCTCGCTAAAAATAAGCTTTCCGGTCAAATCCGTCAGCAGTTTACTAGACTCATGTTTCTTGAATATTTGAACCTCTCTGATAATGAACTTGTGGGGCCAATACCTCAAGCAGGACaaattggtatatttgaaaattcgTCTGAGGGAAATTGGGGATTATGTGGTCCTCCATTGTCAAAAAAGTGTGGAACCTCTCTTTTACCACCTCATGACAATGAGAAATCAGGTGATTCAATATTATCTGGTTTTGGTTGGGAAGCTGTTGCGATAAGATATGGATGCGGACTCATAATCGGATTGATGCTCGGATATATCATCACCTCAAGGAGCCCATACTTGGTGTTCAAGATTTTTCATGTGATCCCACCAATGAGACTAAAAGGAATAAACAGTTGA